The nucleotide sequence ttgcgtataaatgatgaatgtgtggaaagaataaaaatagtttagtcacattgttgttgatttttcttGTGCCTCAAGCTAGTCTCAGACGAGCCCCAGTAGCTTTCCCTgtctaaataaattataatttgaattattaatttaattttaatgtgatAGCCGGCATGACGGGTGAAATGCttcaatggcgcccaacgtggggcaaGGCATAACAAAGGAAAATCAAATAGATAATATTCTTTAGTGACATTGTATGTGTTAGGCCAAATAAATCTGAGACTAGTGGCACATAGAAAAGAAATAATCATGACTGAACAAGACAATGAAGTGATACTTAATATTCCCCATGGAGAAGAGCATAATGAGCCAAACAATGTGCACGAGGTCGAAGTTGAGGTGCATAATAATGAAGTTGCAGTGGATGACATACATAGTGAAAATGAAATTAATGAGGTGATTGAAGATGACCAAGTGAATAAGGAAGACAGTGTAAAAggtgattttgaaaataaatttgaacaaaaatttgAGAGAATTTTACTTGAAATGACAACTGAATTCAAAAATGGCATGCACATGATGAAAAGCAGTGTTCAGCAGTCATTGcgtgaatttgataataaacttgGAAATCTTCAAACACAGTTAGACAGTAAGGGCGATAAGTCGAGGCCTCAGGAAACAGTGAATAAAATGTTGTCTTCTATTAAAGTACAAGAAGAAACACTTGCGTTTCCTGTAAATAATGACGAAAAACGTGTAGTAAGACACAATGCAAACCGTGAAATAAGTGTCAATGCCAGAAACAACATCAAACCACATACATTTAATGGTGAAGATGATCTTGATGAGTATCTTACGCAATTTAACATTGTGGCTGAATTAAACCAATGGGGCTATGAAACAAAATCCCTTTACCTTGCTAGTAGCATAGTGGGAAATGCACGTGCTAATCTGTGTGAACTTGATGACAAGGGGAGAAAGGATTATGATTCAATAGTACAGACACTTCAAATCCGATATGGTTCAATACATAGAGCAGAAATTTATCGCTCTAAATTACAAAGTCGCACCTTGGAAAGAAATGAAACACTGCCAGAGTTAGCACAATCGATTCGAAAGCTCACAAGAAAAGCATATCCCAGTGCGACAAAAGATGTTTTAGAATTACTGGCAATTGATCATTTTATTGACGCATTGCCTGATACTGATATAAGGCTGAGATTAAGAGAGGTCGGGCCTACGTCAATCAGTGAAGCTGAGAAAATAGCAGTCAGGCTTGATGCTCACAAGGTGGCTGATAAAAACCGGGGAAAACATTCAGTGAGGAGTGTTCAGCCTGAAGTAAATCAGACTGAGAAAAAGTTGAATGAATTATCAGAGCAAATGAAGAAACTTATGAAAGACATGAGTGAATATAGACAACACACTATTGAGAAACCAATAAACCGCTCAGGATATCAAAACAATCAGGCACATAACTCCAATCATAATGCTAACCGATATAACCAAGGAagatatacaaaacaaaattacttgGATGAACACAAATTCCATAATCAACAGGACTCAAGGGACTTCTTGCAGCAAAGAAGATTGGGAAACGAAATGAAGTCGGGTTTAAGGACCGAAACCCGACCAACATATCGAGGTCCACAGTCAAAGAAATACAACTATCAAGTGTAACAACAGAAGAAACGGGTTTAATGGTGAATGTTAAAATCAATGACCTACCTATTTCATTTTTGGTAGATACTGGATCAAATGTGACAATTTTGAAAACTTCTGTATTTGAAAAAATGAATTTAGCATTGCCTGTTGAAAGAGTTAACTTTAAAATGCAAACTGCAACTGGTGAAACTGAACCCTTTTCCGGAAAAGTATCTTTAGAAATGGTGATAGGTACGTGTGCAATAAACAGTAATgttttattggcaaacattaaaAATGATGGTATACTTGGAATGGATTTTCTGGAGAAAAACAACTGCTCAATTAACTTGAAAGAAAAAGTACTTTATATAGGAGAAACAAAAATAATGTGTTCATTTGAAAATGATAGCACTTCATGTTGTAAAATTGCAGTGACTGAGGATATAGTGATTCCATCTGAAACTGAAGTATTGGTTCAAGGTCATATTATTGGGGTTATGCCTAAAAACACATGTATAGTTGAGCCAAACTCCATATTTGTTGAGAAGAGTGGTTTGTTAATTGGAAAGACTTTGATTGATAGCACTCAGAAAATAATACCTATCAGAGTAGCCAATTTGAGTAGTTCTCCGTGCAAATTGTACAAAAATACGATAGCTGCATATTTAGAGAGTTGTGAAATAAGTGAAACTCTTGAAAATAAAAACTTTCCTGACATTAAACCTGTTAATAGCGTAAATTTTGGGAACTCTGAAAAACAGGACTTGCCAAAACATTTAATAGATATGTATGAAAAATCatcaaaaacattaacaaatgatCAATGTCAAAAATTAAGATATCTTTTAGTAAATAACCAAAGTGTTTTCTCAAGATCAGATAGTGACCTGGGTAGGACACACTTAATTGAACATACAATAAATACTGGGGCATCTTTACCTATAAAACAACACCCATATAGAGTGCCTTTAGCCAAGCGTAAGGCTGCCGAACAGGAAATTAAGTCAATGCACGAAAAAGGTATTATTGAACCATCTACTAGTCCATGGAGCAGTCCAGTTGTTATGGTTACCAAACCAAATGGTTCAATAAGATTTTGTTGTGATTATAGAAAATTAAATGAATGTACTATAAAAGATAGTCACCCTTTACCGCGAATTGACGACACACTTGATGCTTTATCTGGGTCAGCATGGTTCAGTACACTTGATTGTAAATCTGGGTTTTGGCAAGTTGGTTTGGCAGAAAAAGATAAAGAGAAAACAGCTTTTTCCATTCAAGGCAGTGGCCTGTGGAAATTCACAGTCATGCCCTTTGGCTTATGTAATGCCCCAGCTACTTACGAACGTCTCATGGAAAGAATATTAGCAGGGTTGACATGGGAACAATGTCTCATATATTTAGACGACATTATCACATTTTCGAAAACATTTGAAGGGCATATGActtgtttaaataatgtgttCACAAAATTAAAAGAAGCAAATGTCAAATTGAGCCCAGAGAAATGTGTGTTGTGCCAGGAAAGTGTAGATTTTTTAGGACATGTTATTAGTGCTAAAGGGATGGCCACAAGTGAAAAGAAAATAAAAGATGTGTCCAACTGGCCACGTCCACGTTCAGTAAAAGATGTAAGAAGTTTCCTAGGATTGTGTTCTTATTATATAAAGTTTGTTCAAGACTTTGCAAAGATCGCAAAACCCTTACACAGGTTGACAGAGAAAAACAATCATTTTCTTTGGTGTAATGATTGCGAAAGATCTTTTAATGaattaaaacataaacttacAAGTGCACCTTTGTTAGCATATCCTATTTCAGACGGAACATTCATATTAGATACAGATGCAAGTCATAGTGCAGTGGGAGCAGTGTTATCTCAAATACAAGGTGATAATATTAAAGTTGTAGCATATTATAGCAGATGCCTTTCTAAAACTGAACGAAAGTATTGTGTAACTAGGAAAGAGCTGTTTGCTGTTGTAAGTGCAGTTAGATACTTCCATCATTACCTTTATGGTCGACACTTTGTTGTTAGAAGTGACCATGGTGCTTTGCGTTGGTTGAACAATTTCAAAAAGCCTGAAGGTCAAATGGCTAGATGGTTGGAAATATTGTCAACCTacgactttgaaataaattacAGGGCTGGACGTGTTCATTCAAATGCTGATGCATTGTCCAGGCGCCCTTGTTTGTCTGACAAGTGCAAGTATTGTGACAGAATTGAGGGAAAATACATGAACGGCAATATCCCAAATGGTGTCGATGATTTTTCACTGTCTGCTAATGTGAGCACTGTGAATTGTCAGGATGTTTGTGCGCAGAATGAATGTCAAGAACACTCGCTTAGAGCTGGTGGTGATTTTAATAATCATCATGAGACCGGCCAGAGTGAAAAGAGAAAGAAGTATGACATGAGCACACGAAGTGGCACTGTGACTGACAGTGATGATACTCAGAGGGCCCCTGATTTCACTGATAGGTCCAGTGCTCTCGGCAAAGATGTTTCAAATGTTCGTGACATTAGCTTTGGTGTGACCGGTACGGCCAAAAGCAATAATCAATGTCAAAGAAACATGATAAAGAGAAAGTTGATTGGTATTAAATCAAAAGAAGCAAGTTCTGAAAATCAAAACATTGATGTTCTAACAGACGGAAGTGGAAAAGTTCTAAAGGAGCACATTTTCAAGAACTCAAATGTAAATGAGGATGAAATATGTATAGATAATGTCGCAAGTCTTGATATTAAAATCCTAAGGCACTTTCAGAATGAAGATGACGTCATAAGTTTAGTTAAACATTGGAAAAGTGTAGATGTGAAACCCACGTGGTCGGAGGTTGCCTCTCTCTCAGTAGAGGTGAAATATAACTGGAATCGCTTGGATTCCCTTGAAGTGAAAGATGGTATTTTGTATCGAAGATGGGAAAATGAGATAGACACTGGTGGAGAATTGCTCATTGTTGTGCCAAAACCACTCATACCACATGTTTTAAAAGAATTACACGACACTCCCACTGCAGGGCATTTAGGAATAAAGAAAACATTGTTCAAAGTTAAAAACCGGTTTTATTGGTATAGAATGAGGAAAGATGTTACTGATTGGTGTAATAAATGTGACACTTGTGCTTGTAGACGTGGTCCTCAGAGAAAAGCTAAGGCTTCGTTTCAACAATACAATGTTGGCGCACCTCTTGAGAGGGTAGGAATGGATATAATTGGTCCAATGACTCGTACAACTAAgggtaataaatatattttgacaatagTTGATTATTTCACAAAATGGATTGTGGCAGTGCCTATGCGAAATCAGGAAGCTACAACTGTTGCAGACAAATATGTTGAAAAATTCGTGACAGTGTTTGGTGTTCCAAGACAAATTCATTCCGATCAGGGAACAAATTTTGAATCAAaggtttttaaagaaatgtgtcaAATAATAGGAGctgaaaaaacaagaacaactgCGTTTAGACCACAATCAGATGGTTTAGCGGAACGTGCCAACCGGACAATTAAATCAATGGTCTCAAAGTTCGTTTCTGAAAACCAAAAAGATTGGGATAAATATTTGTCTGttttgtgttttgcttataatTCGTCAGTGCAGGAAAGTAGTGGTTTTTCTCCAAGTCTATTGATGTTCGGAAGAGAAATGAATTTACCTCTTGATCTTGTGCTAGGAAATCCTGAAAAATCATTAGTAAATCACAGTGAATATGCTAGGGAACTGGAAAATCGACTTGAAAAAGTTCATGAAATGGCTCGAAAGAATATAAAGTTTGCAAGTGAAACACAAAAGCGAGCCTATGACAAAAATATTGTAGAACATAAGTATAGTGTTGGTGACAAAGTCTGGTTATATAGACCACAAATTAAACCTGGTGTTGGTAGTAAATTTGCAAGACATTGGATAGGTCCTTGTGAAGTAGTTTCAAAATTAAATGATGTTAATTATAAGGTTCAATTTTCAACACGTTCTAAACCAAAAGTTGTTCACCATGACATGTTGAAATTATACAGAGGTGGAAAGgagtaattaaatgataataataataaaacaagaatatataataaaaatttaatCATCAAGAACTGTTCTTTATGTTTTTGGTTGTTATCTATTTCCAGTTTCTGTGTGTGCCTTGCGGCAATGTCACATTTGTGAGGGAGAACCTGGCACATAGACACGTAACAGAGTGGCACGGAATGTTCCGATACCAATGTACCTATTGCAAAAAGTCCTTTGCTAGAAAGGTTCTCAGCCATGCTCCTTGCAGAAAAGTACGTCCAGAGGACTTTACCATCATGGACCAACATGGTAATAGGCACAACGCGTTTGAACGTCTGCAAGATTGGAAAAGAAAGAATTTACCAAGAATGGTTAGACAAGTCCCAAATGGATACATCAAGCACCTTACGGAAGTCGATGAAACCTACAATAAGGCCCCGGCACCAAACACTGTCGATTTAAGAAACCAACTGAACAACATTCCAGACCTGTCCGATATCAGTGAGGTAGACGTAATGTCGCCACCTCGAACGAACAAAGATTCTCAGGAGGATGACGAGGAAACTTCATCATCATCAAGTTCATCCTCACAATCATCAaactcttcatcatcatcttcatcaacaGCCTCCTCATCCCATTCCTCAGCAAGTCCAGAGCCTGAAGATCTAACAACTAAGGATACAGATAGTTCTGCAAGTGACGCTCTTGATCTTAGAGTAATAAAAGTCAGTAAATCAATTCCAGCAAACATGACCCCAGTGAAAAACGACATGGGTGACGTCTTAAGTGTCAATGAAAACACAACAGATCTGATAGGTGAAGAACAGATAACTTTAAATGTTGGAGGAACAATATTCATAACAACCAGAAAAACTCTGATGGCCTTTCCATCATTGTTAGCAAGAAGGGCAGAGTCAAACGAAACAGCCATCTTTATAGACCGTGATCCTGCTCATTTCAGATTCATTTTGAATTACCCcagaaataaaaatgttgatTTGAAAACACTCCCAGGGGACATCCGGTACCTTTGGGAAATGTTCTATGAAGCAAAATATTATGAACTGGATGGTTTTATCCAAGCCGTAGAAGCTCACATTAGGAATGTGATGGCAAAACATCATTACAAATGAATCTGTGTCATGTGAAATGAAAAGTCAAGTGGATTTAATTAACgcaatattaataaattgtgtttagGATTCCAAGTGACAGAGTGAAACCACTCATTCTTTAATGAATACttgtttttataatatgtttCTCAAACAAATAGGTTTATACTAGGTTCATTAGTGTCGGGGGAAATTGTGCTCATTGTCAGGTTGATGccagttttcaattttaaatataatttaggaatctttattattttaagtgtcGTTTTCATCGGAACATTTAGATTGTAGATAAATGCATTGTTGAAAGGGACCTCAACTGGAGGGTTTGTTTCACAAAGATTGTGTGTATGTGTTTTGATGTAGGTAATGTAATTTGTCACATCTTATGCAATTGTTTTGTATAATATGTAGGTAGTTTTGTTTAACAATAATTcttgatcatatatatatatgcctttATGTGTGTACTTACAAGAATTACCCTCAATTTGGGGACCAAATCTTTTAGGTAGGGGGCATTGTAACGCCTGCCTTgtaattgtttactttgttttaattcttACAATTatgattcattaaattacaatttttaataactgtTAAATTCATAAATGATAGATCCGGTATAGTTTCACTGTATGATAATACTATCATGCTTTAAACTCTCTGTGAGTGTGGGTAGTTTACATCAGTGGTCAGCATCTCTTCTGACCAGTGCTTATCTTTACCTGGATACTAAGAATAGAAGTGCTCTAATTTGATTGGATGTTTGTCTAGGCAGCTAacaatatatgcaagaaacaccTCAGAATAAGGGGGACTGGCACATTGTTGGCCTTTCCCTAAAGAACTCTCAAAACATCTGGGTACACAATAAACCAAACAGCTTGTTTCTCTAAACTGATCTGGCAAGTTAGTAATTCATTAACCCCAAACTTTCATTTAGTGGACTAACTCTATCATGGAGGTGAGTTTAATGTTCTAAGTTGAAATTTTACTAAGTAAAAGGGACTTAGtatttttctctaaatgaaaatattgaattagtgattttgtttgtgtttcactAACTGGAAATGTTAAGTTAGTGAAGTTGGTTTAGTTCTTTTAACTAAGAGGGAATATTAACTTAGTGATAACTAAGTAAAAGGGACTTAGCAATTTTctctaaatgaaaatattgaattagtgattttgtttgtgtttcactAACTGGAAATGTTAAGTTAGTGAAGTTTGTTTAGTTCTTTTAACAAAGTGAGATTATTAACTTAGTGATTACTAAGGCAAAGGGACTTAGTATTTTTCTCTCAAGTGGAAATTTGAGTTAGTGGTTTAATAAAGAATAGGACTTAGTGAATTTGTGCAACAACAAGTTAGTGTTTTAATAAGTGATGAGTGAACAtagtgaatttattaaatgacaaatcTCAGCTAGTCTTTTAATCAAAGTGACTTCGTGTGTTGTGATTAATGCAAGTTATAAGTGATTTATCAAAGTTGAAGAAatggatttaaactgtttgttttcattaACCGACTAACATTAGATGTAAGTGAACAATACTATGAAAGTGAGCTCTGAATTATATGTAAAGTGAAAGTGAAGTTTGTGAGTGAATTTAATTATAGTGGTGATGGGTGTTTGTTTACCCTAGTGTTTTATACAGGCATATGCCTCATACTGAACACAAACTGTTGAACCAGTTTAGACAAGAAAGTGTATAATTGTTTTTGAAACTTTGTCTCAATTATGATTAACTGTTGAACGTTTATGAACTGTATTTCTGtatgaattgtttgtattgtttgcattattgcgtataaatgatgaatgtgtggaaagaataaaaatagtttagtcacattgttgttgatttttcttGTGCCTCAAGCTAGTCTCAGACGAGCCCCAGTAGCTTTCCCTgtctaaataaattataatttgaattattaatttaattttaatgtgatAGCCGGCATGACGGGTGAAACGCTTCAACAGTAGTAGCAAAACACCTAtgacacaaaaaaaaacatgtcttgTCTTTGTGCTTTTTGCCTTTGGAATGACTCCTTAGAGCTTGTTTTCCCATGTTCACAGCTTAAAGGAACCACCACCACGTATACATGTAAGACAACGTgctttatttctatttttagagtTTTTGCCAAACCAGGATGAAAACTCAGGGTGTTTGAGCCAACAATCATTAAATAATGTCTGTTCACTCATGCTGGTAATATGTCTATCTATGTGTACATTATGTAATACATCCGAAATTAGAAGAGAAAATCAATTTGTGATCTGTGATATATGGTAGGTTAAAACATGAAAATCATGCAGTTAGAAGCAGAGGCAGGTCTTCTtgataactgaaataaataagCAAAGTTAGTTTAGCTCTTTCATGTTGTCATCTCTAATGATCCTGCAAAGCATAAAATATAGAATTAATCAGCACTGGGGGCAAGGGTTGCAAAGCCATTCAGCTTTCAAGGATAcaaaaaatgatcaaagatttTCATTGTTGAACATGCTTtacacatgttaatgttttatgtacataggaatagtcaaaacatttcaacaaaaaaatactgtttaatCTACTTAAACAAATGATACCTGAAGACTGCCATAGCCACTAAATAACTTTCCGGTATGCATCGACCAAAAATTCTATTTTTCCCAGACTTTTCACTGACCTGActtttctgaaatttcatttttcactgactatttttttaaattccctgacttttcactgaccttgaataaaaatcaaatttccctgacttttcaagtTAAGTAGCAAGCCtttatatacccccctaaactttgctTGTGGGGGTGTAATAAAAAGTTTAGAAGTGTCTCAAGTTGTGGTTTGACTTGCTTATATTTTTATGCAGATAATgcaatgcattatttaattaaatgtttttaacataCTTTCCTATTGGTATTTATTCACAATACAATGTATTAACAAAGTTTTAACAAATATCTAACAGGACTTTAAGCCTatacaacgttaaataaattgTTCGTGTACAAAAACACCTTCTAACAAATACCAAactcaaacacttaaaattttgCACTGATTTCTTTCATAGAGTCATTAATACTAGGGTAAAAATACTCGTAGCCCGCCTCTAATGTCCTTTCTGGCACGACCTTCTGCCCTTCAAGCACAATCTTGGCCATCTCAGATCCATAGACCATATTCAGGGTAAAC is from Dreissena polymorpha isolate Duluth1 chromosome 14, UMN_Dpol_1.0, whole genome shotgun sequence and encodes:
- the LOC127857342 gene encoding uncharacterized protein LOC127857342, with protein sequence MTEQDNEVILNIPHGEEHNEPNNVHEVEVEVHNNEVAVDDIHSENEINEVIEDDQVNKEDSDVCAQNECQEHSLRAGGDFNNHHETGQSEKRKKYDMSTRSGTVTDSDDTQRAPDFTDRRGPQRKAKASFQQYNVGAPLERFLCVPCGNVTFVRENLAHRHVTEWHGMFRYQCTYCKKSFARKVLSHAPCRKVRPEDFTIMDQHGNRHNAFERLQDWKRKNLPRMVRQVPNGYIKHLTEVDETYNKAPAPNTVDLRNQLNNIPDLSDISEVDVMSPPRTNKDSQEDDEETSSSSSSSSQSSNSSSSSSSTASSSHSSASPEPEDLTTKDTDSSASDALDLRVIKVSKSIPANMTPVKNDMGDVLSVNENTTDLIGEEQITLNVGGTIFITTRKTLMAFPSLLARRAESNETAIFIDRDPAHFRFILNYPRNKNVDLKTLPGDIRYLWEMFYEAKYYELDGFIQAVEAHIRNVMAKHHYK